The Oncorhynchus nerka isolate Pitt River unplaced genomic scaffold, Oner_Uvic_2.0 unplaced_scaffold_3651, whole genome shotgun sequence genome has a window encoding:
- the LOC135566706 gene encoding oocyte zinc finger protein XlCOF15-like, with translation MHRRRPMWMTWPLVTEKIFPPKKNRMEPLKMDMSRLPKMVTPLTSSQISMQCLECHIIFSDHKSKERHLKQSHPAEYEQCMLGDALFACYVCDRQFTNSSDLMLHQRAHTEKTPFKCPICGEAFSRSSELTLHKKLHFGLYGYTCADCGKPCKTLTLLKYHRRTHTGERPYVCKECGKRFSMSKALQKHALAHLPEGMKGDVGGITPPMKSQLKKNS, from the exons ATGCACAGAAGGCGACCCATGTGGATGACGTGGCCGCTAGTGACAGAAAAAATATTCCCCCCCAAGAAGAACAGAATGGAGCCACTCAAGATGGACATGTCCAGGCTGCCAAAAATGGTGACTCCGCTCACAT CTTCCCAGATCTCTATGCAGTGCCTGGAGTGTCACATCATCTTCAGCGACCACAAGAGCAAAGAGCGCCACCTCAAGCAGAGTCACCCGGCAGAGTATGAGCAATGCATGCTGGGGGATGCCCTGTTTGCCTGCTACGTCTGTGACCGCCAATTCACTAACTCCAGTGACCTCATGCTTCATCAGCGTGCACACACGGAAAAGACACCCTTCAAGTGCCCCATCTGTGGTGAGGCCTTTAGCCGTTCCTCTGAGCTCACCCTCCATAAGAAGCTTCACTTCGGCCTGTACGGATACACCTGCGCAGACTGTGGAAAACCCTGCAAGACACTCACCTTACTGAAGTATCACCGCCGCACGCACACAGGGGAGAGGCCCTATGTCTGTAAGGAGTGTGGCAAGAGGTTTAGCATGTCCAAGGCCCTCCAGAAACACGCACTAGCGCATTTGCCGGAAGGAATGAAAGGAGACGTTGGAGGGATCACACCACCGATGAAGTCACAGCTAAAGAAGAATAGTG